In Cotesia glomerata isolate CgM1 linkage group LG3, MPM_Cglom_v2.3, whole genome shotgun sequence, one genomic interval encodes:
- the LOC123261379 gene encoding collagen alpha-2(IV) chain-like, which translates to MAGKGQKIVRKNNRVHQSLRSKNMDAPKTYAHVLATVAPPKSQTQTRSNTRRSANVDNPAIHQNPTHGNFAVPSVPPNIGNAAGPGVPVRHEHSAPGNRAAPGLPPNPGNLAGPGVPEIHEHRAAPGLPPNPGNLAGPGAPEIHEHRAAPDLPPNLGNPAGPGVPEIHGNRAAPGLPPNPGNLAGPGVPEIHENRAAPGLPPNPGNPAGPAVPEIHENRAAPGLPPNPGNPAGPAVPEIHENRAAPGLLPNPGNLAGPRVPEMHENRAAAPGLPPNPGNPAGPGVPEIHENRAAAPGLPPNPGNPAGPGVPEIHENCAAAPGLPPNAGNLAGPGVPTNPACLGASKTLSTTDKKLKNLQRYHRQLQNKVKRLMKNNLDHGMNASKPNSVASQPVAPELVASQTPVPQSVSQPVAPPSFVSQSFVPQPVASPSFQPQSVMSTSLVPQSVMLPSLIPQSVMSTSLLPQLLMPQSFNGQQMLPNMEVPQFIPRNVNNLMYPHQALQVAAAQLSGLTREQQLQQLLQQLLYNPQLNISFPYF; encoded by the exons ATGGCAG GGAAAGgacaaaaaattgtcagaaaaaataatcgtGTGCACCAGTCTCTTCGAAGCAAAAATATGGACGCACCAAAGACATATGCTCATGTCCTAGCGACTGTAGCTCCACCAAAATCGCAGACTCAGACACGCAGTAATACTCGACGTTCTGCAAATGTTGACAATCCTGCAATTCATCAAAACCCTACCCATGGAAATTTCGCTGTTCCTAGTGTTCCGCCTAATATTGGAAATGCTGCTGGCCCTGGAGTACCTGTCAGACATGAACATTCTGCGCCCGGAAATCGTGCTGCTCCTGGTCTTCCACCCAATCCTGGAAATCTTGCTGGTCCTGGAGTACCTGAAATACATGAACATCGTGCTGCTCCTGGTCTTCCACCCAATCCTGGAAATCTTGCTGGCCCTGGAGCACCTGAAATACATGAACATCGTGCTGCTCCTGATCTTCCGCCCAATCTTGGAAATCCTGCTGGTCCTGGAGTACCTGAAATACATGGAAATCGTGCTGCTCCAGGTCTTCCGCCCAATCCTGGAAATCTTGCTGGTCCTGGAGTACctgaaatacatgaaaatcgtGCTGCTCCTGGTCTTCCGCCCAATCCTGGAAATCCTGCTGGTCCTGCAGTACctgaaatacatgaaaatcgtGCTGCTCCTGGTCTTCCGCCCAATCCTGGAAATCCTGCTGGTCCTGCAGTACctgaaatacatgaaaatcgtGCTGCTCCTGGTCTTCTGCCCAATCCTGGAAATCTTGCTGGTCCTAGAGTACCTGAAATGCATGAAAATCGTGCTGCTGCTCCTGGTCTTCCGCCCAATCCTGGAAATCCTGCTGGTCCTGGAGTACctgaaatacatgaaaatcgtGCTGCTGCTCCTGGTCTTCCGCCCAATCCTGGAAATCCTGCTGGTCCTGGAGTACctgaaatacatgaaaattgtGCTGCTGCTCCTGGTCTTCCGCCCAACGCCGGAAATCTTGCTGGTCCTGGAGTACCTACAAATCCTGCTTGTCTTGGTGCCTCAAAAACTTTGTCAACTACCGacaaaaagttgaaaaatctGCAAAGGTACCACCGACAGCTACAAAACAAAGTAAAACGGCTTATGAAGAACAACTTAGATCATGGTATGAATGCATCAAAGCCAAACTCAGTCGCATCACAGCCAGTGGCACCAGAGTTAGTCGCGTCACAAACACCTGTGCCTCAGTCAGTGTCACAGCCCGTCGCACCACCGTCGTTTGTGTCACAATCCTTTGTGCCCCAGCCCGTCGCGTCTCCGTCATTTCAGCCCCAGTCCGTCATGTCAACGTCATTAGTGCCCCAGTCCGTCATGTTACCGTCATTAATACCCCAGTCCGTCATGTCAACGTCCTTACTGCCACAGTTGTTGATGCCGCAATCATTTAACGGTCAACAAATGTTGCCCAATATGGAAGTGCCGCAGTTCATTCCACGCAATGTTAATAACTTGATGTATCCGCATCAAGCGCTTCAAGTTGCTGCAGCACAACTATCTGGTCTGACTCGTGAACAGCAGTTGCAACAGTTGCTTCAGCAGCTGTTGTACAATCCGCAGCTCAATATTTCTTTcccttatttttaa